The following are encoded in a window of Brettanomyces bruxellensis chromosome 9, complete sequence genomic DNA:
- a CDS encoding uncharacterized protein (BUSCO:EOG09263WLB) has product MFTGFNDFVNGQQAGFFPNAIPIPQTFEDYFRCYPIADMSDASSKIEANYGGKVFLPQSALNKLTMLNIRYPMLFKLTSETSKKSTHSGVLEFTAEEGRCYMPQWMLDTLQCQPGTLVKIQTTDIPLGSFVKLEPQSVDFLEITDPKAVLENALRNFATLTVGDIIQLHYNNQIYKIKILEVKPDSESQGICVIETDLETDFAPPVGYVEPDYKKQKEENAKIRREKALDAPALRGEGSMAKQIHYDKLLRASEDNDIKFKGTGIKLSGKKVTKTSENKDADKSIDKLDLSGSCKPLNLPDGYLFFGFPVVPYKDDVEEAEEKRKEKVDVSFKGEGHTLRHSKKRKDKRKSHLPKKNKEHSPETIVID; this is encoded by the exons ATG TTTACCGGATTCAATGATTTTGTAAATGGGCAACAAGCTGGTTTCTTTCCTAATGCTATTCCGATTCCACAAACTTTCGAGGATTACTTCAGATGCTACCCGATAGCTGATATGAGTGATGCCTCCAGTAAAATAGAGGCGAATTACGGGGGCAAGGTTTTCTTGCCTCAATCAGCGTTAAACAAACTCACAATGTTAAATATAAGGTATCCCATGCTTTTTAAGTTAACTTCtgaaacttcaaaaaagtCAACACATAGTGGAGTGCTAGAGTTTACGGCGGAGGAAGGTCGTTGTTATATGCCACAATGGATGTTGGACACCCTTCAATGTCAACCTGGTACATTGGTCAAGATACAGACAACAGATATTCCATTAGGATCATTTGTCAAGTTAGAACCTCAGTCTGTCGactttttggaaataacAGATCCAAAGGCCGTATTAGAGAATGCACTCAGAAACTTCGCTACCCTTACGGTCGGTGATATTATACAGTTACATTACAACAAtcaaatttacaaaattaAGATTTTAGAGGTGAAGCCTGATTCAGAAAGCCAAGGAATATGTGTTATTGAAACAGACCTTGAAACAGATTTTGCGCCACCGGTTGGCTATGTGGAACCTGAttataaaaagcaaaaggaagagaatGCGAAAATACGCAGAGAAAAGGCATTGGATGCTCCAGCTTTAAGAGGGGAAGGCTCGATGGCAAAACAGATACATTACGATAAACTACTGAGAGCATCAGAAGACAATGatattaaatttaaagGTACAGGCATAAAACTTTCCGGTAAAAAGGTTACTAAGACCTCAGAGAACAAAGACGCCGATAAAAGTATCGATAAGCTTGATCTTTCAGGTTCATGTAAGCCTTTAAATCTTCCGGATGgttatcttttctttggaTTTCCGGTTGTTCCATATAaggatgatgttgaagaggCCGAGGAGAAGCGTAAAGAGAAGGTTGATGTTTCTTTCAAGGGTGAAGGACATACCCTTCGCCACagcaagaaaaggaaagacAAGCGAAAGTCACATcttcccaaaaaaaataaggagcATTCTCCCGAAACCATCGTAATAGATTAA
- a CDS encoding uncharacterized protein (BUSCO:EOG09262B1U) has translation MSLERKEPNYFGAGPAQLPTSVLQQAAKDLINFQDLGIGAGEISHRSPAGVEIVDNTKAYLKKLWHIPDTHEVFFLQGGGTTGFSSIPTNLTASFAKKHGKAGKPAYVITGNWSSKAREEADRLGFETQVVVNAKAVDGKFGDIPDVSKWNIPKPEDTPYVYYCDNETVHGVEFREFPFDQFKGIEVVADMSSNFLSKPVDFSKYGVVFGGAQKNVGIAGVTIYIIKKALLDYPTVGELRKLDIPIAPIAFDYPTVVSKDSAYNTIPTFAVHIIELVLERLIKNGGIKNQEQENIKKSNLLYSTLEKYPAIYNLPVSKRARSRMNVVFTLKDKSLDAIFLKEAAAQKLGGLKGHRSVGGMRASLYNAVTYHSVELLAQFVENFAKEH, from the coding sequence ATGTCGCTTGAAAGGAAAGAACCAAATTATTTCGGTGCTGGTCCGGCACAACTACCAACGTCTGTTCTTCAACAGGCAGCAAAGGACTTGATTAACTTTCAAGACCTTGGTATTGGCGCTGGTGAAATTAGTCATAGATCGCCAGCAGGtgttgaaattgttgaCAACACGAAGgcatatttgaaaaagttaTGGCACATTCCAGATACACACgaagttttcttcttgcagGGTGGTGGTACAACTGGTTTCTCATCGATTCCAACGAATCTCACTGCTTCTTTCGCCAAAAAGCATGGCAAAGCCGGAAAGCCTGCTTATGTCATTACAGGAAATTGGTCTAGCAAGGCTCGTGAAGAAGCTGATCGTCTTGGATTTGAAACCCAAGTTGTTGTGAATGCTAAAGCTGTTGATGGAAAGTTTGGAGACATCCCTGATGTCAGTAAATGGAACATTCCAAAACCAGAGGACACACCTTATGTGTACTACTGTGATAATGAGACTGTTCATGGTGTTGAATTCCGTGAATTTCCATTCGACCAATTCAAGGGTATTGAAGTTGTTGCTGATAtgtcttccaatttcttgtCAAAGCCCGTTGACTTCAGTAAATACGGCGTTGTTTTCGGCGGTGCCCAAAAGAATGTTGGAATTGCCGGTGTTACTATTtacatcatcaaaaaagcTTTATTGGACTACCCAACGGTTGGGGAGCTTCGGAAGTTGGATATTCCTATCGCCCCAATTGCTTTTGACTATCCAACGGTGGTCTCAAAGGATTCGGCTTACAACACAATCCCAACTTTTGCCGTTCACATTATTGAATTGGTTCTCGAAAGATTAATCAAAAATGGAGGTATAAAGAATCAAGAGCAagaaaacatcaaaaaGTCGAATCTTCTTTATTCAACCTTAGAAAAGTATCCTGCCATCTACAATCTTCCTGTTTCCAAGCGCGCAAGATCCCGTATGAATGTCGTTTTTACCCTGAAGGACAAGTCGCTTGATGCTATTTTCCTTAAAGAGGCGGCAGCCCAGAAGCTTGGCGGTCTTAAGGGACATCGATCTGTTGGAGGAATGAGAGCATCTCTCTACAATGCTGTTACTTATCACAGTGTTGAACTCTTGGCTCAATTTGTTGAGAATTTTGCAAAAGAGCACTAA
- a CDS encoding uncharacterized protein (BUSCO:EOG09260JO5): MRNLRILNKGLLQPESRTYPDLPIVTATFDVITDSVTVVLGCGDSEIVEVQQYVKDGTIRLLASFPVKSGDTLTSFAHFSDLTELIFVFESGDIITANYADNINGNDIDHTIVEVVGSIDVGIICSAWSPDEETLALLTKERNVVLLSRTFDPIAEIKQDSDDLEMTTQVSLGWGKKETQFRGAGARKSEARQRLALKHAGLNIDSDTAVLHDPTVKEMEYGIMTEHDHPDSASISWRGDCKYFGVNDVDISPKEDHTRRRVVRVYTRDGKLVSSSEPIDGLEGDNLSWKPQGANLACTQRVKEADPDDGSIHEHLNVVFLEKNGLRHGEFDTRIPEGQVINQIVWSSGSEALALRYDDRVQIWTTKNYHWYLKQEIFPADSHVQSSVSFVKFHPEKPFRLMVGTQTGVTIIDMDYCLTNGPTAAPYDIGMMLVADGTTCMMTPLAKAHVPPPISFREVEVGEPIIDMAASQSNENIAIVTNENLYIAHVSFAGKVVSSIEIVSHVSKDLFCIKGQPRQICFSGNDKVCVVCDTFAPSSCELSEFDISSLKEPKLMTTTPTSISVVCLKSDSIFKNFSYETVDGSVYLGEGPKFIGKFPHFCSNYEVCEIEKDGESNYVCFGITTNGKLFIGQRLLCSGATSILLSDKYLLYTTAQHELKFMHLENNDSLLDDTKPFELPVDIQSFDQQQENNNSVYGSEQEQMQYQQQNQVYDERARMIERGSWLISAIPSQSSVTLQAPRGNIETIFPRIMVLSEVRSAIKKRKYRKAFTICRTHRISLDILHDYDSELFFKNVEHFVNELGSVEYLDLFLSCLSEENVSETKYKQTSAEDAEAKSKVNTEFGSELASLSIDDRQSSCKNGFALKGPEKVRTICDSVAKVLARPKYRAKYIQSIITACACQNPPKSKEALQLISAIENESEKERCVQHLCFLLDVNKLYDTALSIYDIPLALVLAQQSQKDPKEYLPFLQDLYKQEPNRKKFMVDTYLKKFDKALEWLIEDQKVKSSDSLDKEISEYILDHMLYKHALKLYRYDSKRFDNVLESYANYLHSSEKYSEAALAFDKLGNYEYALDDYISADNWKEALSIAVRPEFKDRLEDISEQLVENLKNIHKYSAAAYIENKYLGDLKEALHLYCKDCDFEEAILMCFDHGSNSEEEAEKLLKQIVDPALGEQFGIIAELLAECSSQSKAQLKRLRELRQKKQLNPFAFYNGNAENAENADNVSIAPTESTLRSSIFTRYTGKSSSTAKTGSSRRTAKNRRREERKRARGKKGTIYEEEYLIRSTGRLVDRLNLTVSDAEKLVEGLVRRGMMEQAHKIQADFIELQEFIENHMKEIYTMSDKDRERIDDRGIVYMIPEIPAPSMKKFTSREILEY, from the coding sequence ATGAGAAACCTTCGGATATTGAATAAAGGATTGTTGCAACCAGAATCTAGGACATATCCAGATCTTCCTATTGTTACTGCAACTTTTGACGTTATCACAGATAGTGTGACAGTTGTACTTGGATGTGGAGATTCGGAAATTGTTGAAGTTCAGCAGTATGTTAAAGATGGCACAATTAGACTTTTAGCCTCCTTCCCTGTTAAATCTGGTGATACACTTACGTCATTTGCGCATTTCTCAGACTTGACCGAACTCatatttgtttttgaaTCTGGAGATATAATCACTGCAAACTATGCAGATAATATCAATGGTAATGATATAGATCATACTATTGTTGAGGTGGTTGGATCTATTGACGTCGGTATTATATGTTCTGCCTGGTCCCCTGATGAAGAGACACTGGCATTGCTTACAAAGGAACGTAATGTGGTTCTCCTTTCACGAACCTTCGACCCAATAGCTGAAATTAAGCAAGATTCTGATGACTTGGAGATGACAACACAAGTTTCTCTTGGCTGGggtaaaaaagaaacacaGTTTAGAGGTGCGGGGGCAAGAAAGTCTGAGGCAAGACAAAGATTAGCCTTGAAGCATGCTGGTTTGAATATAGATAGTGATACAGCTGTGTTACATGATCCCACTGTCAAAGAGATGGAGTATGGTATCATGACTGAACATGATCATCCGGATTCTGCAAGCATTTCTTGGAGGGGCGACTGCAAGTATTTTGGTGTAAATGATGTGGACATAtctccaaaagaagatcatACAAGGCGTCGTGTTGTTCGTGTTTATACAAGAGATGGCAAGCTTGTATCATCCTCAGAGCCCATTGATGGTTTGGAAGGTGATAATCTTTCTTGGAAACCACAAGGTGCCAATTTAGCCTGTACACAGCGGGTGAAAGAAGCCGATCCAGATGATGGTTCTATTCATGAGCATTTGAACGTTGTCTTCTTGGAGAAGAATGGTCTAAGGCATGGAGAATTTGATACAAGAATCCCAGAAGGGCAAGTTATCAATCAAATAGTATGGTCATCCGGAAGTGAGGCTCTTGCTTTAAGGTATGATGATAGAGTTCAAATATGGACCACCAAGAACTATCACTGGTATCTAAAGCaggaaatttttccagCGGACAGTCATGTCCAGTCATCTGTTTCTTTTGTCAAGTTCCATCCAGAAAAGCCCTTCAGATTAATGGTTGGCACACAGACTGGTGTCACAATTATTGATATGGACTACTGTCTTACAAATGGACCGACAGCAGCTCCTTATGATATTGGTATGATGCTTGTCGCTGATGGAACCACATGCATGATGACACCTTTGGCAAAAGCGCACGTTCCACCTCCAATCAGTTTCAGAGAGGTTGAGGTTGGTGAGCCAATTATTGATATGGCTGCTTCCCAATCCAACGAAAACATTGCTATTGTTACAAACGAAAATTTGTACATTGCACATGTTTCATTCGCTGGTAAAGTTGTGTCTTCTATAGAAATAGTCAGCCATGTTTCCAAGGATCTATTTTGTATCAAAGGTCAGCCTCGCCAGATCTGTTTTTCTGGGAATGATAAGGTTTGCGTGGTTTGTGACACATTTGCCCCATCTAGCTGTGAGCTCTCTGAATTTGATATTTCGTCCTTAAAAGAGCCAAAATTAATGACAACTACACCAACGAGTATCTCTGTTGTTTGTCTCAAGTCTGACTCAATATTTAAGAACTTTTCTTATGAAACCGTGGATGGAAGTGTCTATTTAGGTGAAGGTCCAAAGTTTATTGGAAAGTTTCCACATTTTTGTTCCAACTATGAGGTCTGTGAGATAGAAAAGGATGGTGAGTCCAACTACGTCTGTTTTGGAATTACGACAAATGGTAAATTGTTTATCGGACAAAGATTGTTATGCTCAGGAGCAACATCGATTTTACTATCGGATAAGTATTTGCTGTATACCACAGCACAACATGAACTTAAATTTATGCATCTTGAAAATAACGACTCCTTGTTGGACGACACAAAACCATTTGAATTGCCAGTTGACATTCAATCTTTCGACCAGCAGcaggaaaataataatagtgTGTATGGATCTGAGCAAGAACAAATGCAATATCAACAGCAGAATCAGGTATATGATGAGAGGGCCAGAATGATTGAAAGGGGTTCCTGGCTTATTTCAGCGATTCCATCACAATCATCTGTGACATTGCAAGCTCCAAGGGGTAATATTGAAACTATATTTCCTCGTATTATGGTTCTCAGTGAGGTCCGGAGTGCAATAAAGAAACGCAAATACCGTAAAGCATTCACTATTTGCAGAACGCACCGTATATCATTGGATATTTTACATGATTACGATTCCGAGCtatttttcaagaatgTTGAGCATTTTGTTAACGAATTGGGCTCCGTGGAATATCTAGATTTATTCCTTTCTTGTCTTTCCGAAGAGAATGTGTCCGAAACGAAGTACAAGCAGACAAGCGCTGAGGATGCGGAAGCAAAGTCCAAAGTGAACACTGAGTTTGGTTCTGAATTAGCAAGTTTAAGCATCGATGATCGGCAATCTAGCTGTAAAAATGGATTCGCTTTGAAAGGGCCAGAAAAAGTCAGAACTATTTGCGATTCTGTTGCCAAGGTATTAGCAAGGCCAAAATACAGGGCTAAATATATCCAATCCATTATTACGGCATGCGCATGCCAGAATCCACCTAAATCGAAGGAAGCTTTACAGTTAATAAGTGCTATAGAAAACGAGTCCGAAAAAGAGCGCTGTGTTCAGCACttatgctttttgttgGATGTAAACAAGCTTTATGATACTGCCCTAAGCATTTATGATATTCCATTGGCATTAGTTCTAGCCCAACAGTCGCAAAAGGATCCAAAGGAGTACTTGCCATTCTTACAAGATCTTTATAAGCAGGAGCCtaacagaaagaaattcaTGGTCGATACctatttgaaaaagtttgatAAGGCATTAGAGTGGTTGATTGAAGATCAAAAAGTCAAAAGCAGTGATTCTTTAGACAAGGAGATTTCAGAGTACATCTTAGATCATATGCTCTACAAGCACGCGCTTAAGTTGTATAGGTATGATAGTAAGAGGTTTGATAATGTTTTGGAGTCTTACGCAAATTATCTTCATTCCTCTGAAAAATATTCGGAGGCTGCCTTGGCTTTCGACAAGCTGGGAAATTACGAATATGCATTGGATGACTACATTTCTGCTGATAACTGGAAGGAAGCTCTTTCTATAGCCGTTCGGCCAGAATTCAAGGATCGACTTGAAGATATTTCGGAGCAACTTGtggaaaatttgaagaatattCACAAATATTCTGCTGCGGCCTACATTGAAAATAAGTATCTTGGAGATTTAAAAGAAGCACTGCATCTTTATTGCAAGGATTGTGACTTTGAAGAAGCCATTCTTATGTGCTTTGATCATGGTAGTAATAGTGAGGAGGAAGCTGAAAAACTCCTCAAGCAAATAGTTGATCCAGCCTTGGGTGAACAGTTTGGAATTATAGCAGAGCTTCTTGCCGAATGCAGCTCTCAGTCTAAGGCCCAGTTGAAGAGATTAAGGGAACTTAGACAGAAGAAGCAATTGAATCCATTTGCATTTTATAATGGAAATGCCGAAAACGCTGAAAATGCCGATAATGTATCCATCGCTCCCACTGAATCAACGTTAAGATCTTCGATTTTCACCAGATACACCGGAAAATCATCAAGCACGGCAAAAACGGGTTCTTCTCGACGGACAGCAAAGAATAGGAGACGTGAGGAAAGGAAGAGAGCTCGTGGTAAGAAGGGTACGATATATGAAGAGGAATATTTGATCAGGTCAACTGGAAGGTTAGTCGACAGATTGAATCTTACTGTGTCAGACGCAGAAAAGCTTGTTGAGGGTCTAGTAAGACGTGGAATGATGGAGCAGGCTCATAAAATACAAGCTGATTTCATCGAACTACAAGAGTTTATAGAGAATCATATGAAGGAGATTTACACCATGAGTGATAAGGATAGAGAGAGAATAGATGATCGGGGAATCGTTTACATGATTCCGGAAATTCCGGCTCCATCAATGAAAAAGTTCACCAGTCGCGAAATTCTTGAGTATTGA